The following are encoded together in the Triticum dicoccoides isolate Atlit2015 ecotype Zavitan chromosome 6B, WEW_v2.0, whole genome shotgun sequence genome:
- the LOC119325107 gene encoding 4-coumarate--CoA ligase-like 7: MHAPERGRRHRGCRPRPDDATRADSTMPPARQNRADRAFKTHQSAPAIHPTRTDGARDMEAETLECGGDAAAIVLSRLPHPDDAAAGARAAYVNAATGRALSFAGLRGAALSLASALRLGLGLRRGDAVLVALPAPDDDPLLLPPVLLGVLAAGCVAVLAAPGARVDAVARESGAAIIVGAPGTGGGLPLLLMSRSSDPRTVSVEELMEGGDPAALDAVAADRPDHWDPALVVHCSSATNKVAMTHADLIAAVGGVASPDEDRVCLATLPAWGTSVHGGLALLALGLPAAGATTVLLPPSSDLRAAVAAHGATDVVATPEAAAALFAPGLPQGKLATLRRVTVVTPLADDARQAFRRRLSWVDLAEMSGAPEMGAATAESPEQVKVAPAPLGPLLLVQPDAAATQLKGKIPDQMPSPSEATSLVSPLQKIQKTVLSDAFAKSVAGKFLRRSPVACDKQAVSKL; the protein is encoded by the exons ATGCACGCACCAGAGCGCGGGCGGCGGCATCGTGGCTGCCGTCCCCGGCCGGACGACGCCACCCGCGCGGACTCCACGATGCCGCCCGCGCGCCAAAACCGAGCCGACCGCGCTTTTAAAACTCACCAATCCGCCCCCGCGATACACCCCACACGGACGGACGGAGCTCGCGACATGGAGGCCGAGACGCTCGAGTGCGGCGGCGACGCGGCGGCGATCGTGCTCTCGCGCCTGCCGCACCCGGACGACGCGGCGGCCGGGGCGCGCGCGGCCTACGTCAACGCCGCCACGGGCCGCGCGCTCTCCTTCGCGGGCCTGCGCGGCGCCGCGCTCTCGCTCGCCTCCGCGCTGCGCCTCGGGCTCGGCCTCCGCCGCGGCGACGCCGTCCTCGTGGCGCTCCCCGCGCCCGACGACGACCCGCTGCTGCTCCCGCCCGTCCTCCTCGGCGTCCTCGCGGCCGGCTGCGTGGCCGTCCTCGCTGCCCCGGGCGCCAGGGTAGACGCCGTGGCGCGGGAGTCCGGCGCCGCGATCATCGTCGGCGCGCCGGGGACGGGCGGCGGCCTGCCGCTGCTGCTCATGTCGAGGTCGTCGGACCCACGGACTGTGTCCGTGGAGGAGCTCATGGAAGGCGGCGACCCGGCCGcgctcgacgccgtcgccgcggACCGGCCAGACCACTGGGACCCGGCCCTCGTGGTCCACTGCTCGTCGGCGACCAACAAGGTGGCCATGACGCACGCCGACCTGATCGCCGCCGTGGGCGGCGTGGCCTCACCCGACGAAGACCGGGTCTGCCTTGCCACACTCCCGGCGTGGGGAACCAGCGTCCACGGCGGCCTGGCACTGCTCGCCCTCGGGCTCCCGGCGGCCGGAGCCACCACGGTGCTCCTGCCGCCTTCCTCCGACCTGCGGGCCGCGGTGGCCGCCCACGGCGCCACCGACGTCGTGGCGACCCCCGAGGCGGCCGCAGCGCTCTTTGCTCCCGGGCTGCCGCAGGGGAAGCTCGCCACACTGCGGAGGGTGACAGTGGTGACGCCGCTCGCAGATGACGCACGGCAGGCGTTCCGCCGCAGGCTATCGTGGGTCGATCTGGCTGAGATGTCCGGCGCGCCGGAGATGGGAGCAGCGACGGCGGAGTCGCCGGAgcaggtgaaggtggctcctgcacCTCTGGGGCCTCTGCTGCTCGTGCAACCTGATGCTGCAGCCACACA GCTGAAGGGCAAAATACCAGACCAAATGCCATCGCCAAGCGAGGCTACCTCTCTG GTGTCGCCGCTTCAGAAGATCCAAAAGACTGTTCTCAGTGACGCCTTCGCAAAATCAGTCGCGGGCAAGTTCTTGAGGAGGAGCCCGGTGGCCTGCGACAAACAAGCCGTCTCAAAACTGTAG
- the LOC119325106 gene encoding acyl-CoA-binding domain-containing protein 4-like, whose translation MGVEEEEGAINGGEEGPGLAAAPHDRWVLLRPAQGSARPSARYKHAAEVVQDKLYVVGGSRNGRSLSDVQVFDFRTSKWSALLLSPSRDSNQLNLENNAGNQRFPALASHSMVKWRNMLLVVAGNSRASTSNKVSVWFIDLETNSWSAVDTYGKVPMARGGQSVTLVGSRLIMFGGEDNKRRLLSDLHVLDLETMIWEEVKTEKGGPAPRYDHSAAVYAEHYLLIFGGSSHSTCFNDLYLLDLQTLEWSQPDTQGAHITPRSGHAGMMIDEDWYIVGGGDNASGSTDTIVMNASKFVWSVVTSVSVRDPLACEGLTLCSTTVDGEKFLIAFGGYNGKYNNEIFVMKPKPRNFVQPRLFQSPAAAAAAASVKAAYAAITATDEKTKDIVATDDLDVKRAEPGSSSKEMVAEIDALNGEKGELESRLAEVRTENSKLKDKLDVVKLSHNELTKELRSVENQLAAEGSRCQKLESQIAAAHKRLESASSLENELEALQQQISQAEQTMTTSQRRKSGGVWKWVGGSAEVSDNE comes from the exons AtgggggtggaggaggaggagggcgccaTCAACGGCGGCGAGGAGGGGCCCGGCCTCGCGGCGGCGCCGCACGACCGCTGGGTCCTGCTCCGCCCCGCCCAGGGCTCCGCCCGCCCCTCCGCCCGCTACAAG CATGCCGCGGAGGTGGTTCAAGACAAGCTGTACGTGGTCGGGGGAAGCCGGAATGGGCGCTCTCTGTCAGATGTTCAG GTCTTTGATTTCAGGACGTCCAAGTGGTCAGCGTTACTGTTAAGTCCTAGTCGAGATTCAAACCAGCTGAATCTTGAAAATAATGCCGGAAACCAGCGGTTCCCAGCATTAGCAAGCCATAGTATG GTCAAGTGGAGGAACATGCTTCTGGTTGTAGCTGGGAACTCCAGAGCATCAACATCGAATAAGGTTTCAG TTTGGTTTATCGATCTGGAAACAAATAGCTGGTCTGCTGTTGATACATATGGAAAAGTCCCA ATGGCTCGAGGTGGGCAATCTGTAACACTAGTCGGTTCTCGATTAATAATGTTTGGTGGAGAGGATAATAAGAGGAGGCTTCTGAGTGATCTTCATGTACTTGACTTGGAGACAATGATTTGGGaagaagttaaaacaga AAAAGGTGGCCCAGCTCCTAGGTATGATCATTCGGCTGCTGTTTATGCTGAACATTATCTTTTAATCTTTGGCGGTTCCTCTCACTCCACATGCTTCAACGATCTGTACTTACTTGACTTGCAAACT CTGGAGTGGTCTCAACCTGACACTCAAGGTGCACATATAACTCCTAGGAGTGGCCATGCTGGTATGATGATTGACGAAGATTGGTACATAGTTGGTGGTGGAGATAATGCCAGTG GTTCCACTGATACAATCGTAATGAACGCTTCCAAGTTTGTCTGGTCTGTGGTCACTAGTGTGTCAGTTCGAGATCCACTTGCTTGTGAG GGCCTCACTCTTTGTTCAACCACAGTTGATGGCGAAAAGTTTCTAATTGCCTTTGGTGGTTACAATGGGAAGTACAACAATGAG ATCTTTGTGATGAAACCCAAACCAAGAAACTTTGTGCAACCTCGGCTTTTCCAATCTCCAGCAGCCGCTGCTGCTGCAGCTTCTGTGAAAGCTGCCTATGCTGCAATAACTGCTACTGATGAGAAAACTAAAGATATTGTTGCTACTGATGATTTGGATGTGAAGAGAGCTGAACCTGGAAGTTCTTCCAAAGAAATGGTTGCCGAAATTGATGCACTTAATGGGGAGAAAGGAGAACTAGAGTCTCGACTGGCAGAAGTTCGCACTGAAAACTCAAAGCTAAAGGATAAACTAGATGTGGTGAAGTTGTCCCACAATGAATTGACAAAG GAACTTAGATCAGTTGAGAATCAGCTAGCTGCTGAGGGTTCAAGATGCCAGAAACTGGAG TCCCAAATTGCTGCTGCGCATAAAAGGTTGGAGTCTGCTAGTTCTCTGGAAAATGAACTGGAAGCCTTGCAGCAACAAATATCTCAGGCGGAACAAACCATGACGACTTCTCAGAGACGGAAATCAGGGGGCGTGTGGAAGTGGGTGGGAGGAAGTGCAGAGGTCTCCGACAATGAATA G